A segment of the Streptomyces sp. NBC_01235 genome:
AGACGAACGAGAACTCGGCGGGTGCGGCGTTCAGGAAGTACTGCGGCAGCGGGCCCGGGCCGCAGGACTGGGAGCCGATGCCGTGCTGGCCGTGGTCGAGGTTGACCCAGACCGTGTCGCCGGGCGTGAGGTCGGTCAGGTGCCGCGCCGCGTCCAGCTGCTCGGTCGTCCAGCGCCGTGCGGAGAACCAGAACGCCGGGTCGCCCTCGATCCGCAGCCCGCCGAGCTCCGCCCAGCGGACGTCGGCCCGGGCGCCGTTCTCCTGCGGGCGCACGTACGGGGTCTGCATCTCCTCGATGCTCCCGTCCCACTGGCCGAGCATGGATGCGGCGCTGGTGTCCGGGTATGCCTCGCCGGGACCGCCGCCGAACCACTGCGCGTGCCCCGCGCCGGACGCCAGCCCGAAGCGGATGCCGATCCTGGGCAGCGGCACCCTCCAGTCGCCCTCCGGCCCCACGGAGACGGTCAGCTTCAGCCGTGTCCCGTCGGACGTCCAGCGGTACACGGTGCGCAGGCCCACCTCCCGGGCGGCCGGTGCCACCCGGGTCCGTACGGTCAGCGCGTCGTCACCCGATTCGACACCGTCCAGGCGGTGTTGCATGCGATGCAGGCCATACGTGCGCCACAGCACGCCGTAGCGCGTGTCGTCCTGCCAGGACGCGCCGTCGTCGTTGTCGGTCGGCGCCCGCCACACGTCCAGGCGCAGCCCGGTCACGTCGACGCCGCCGATCGTCCTCAGTTCGCCGGTACGGGCGTCGAAGGCACCGGGACCGAGCGTGATCAGCCGCTCGCCGACAACAGGCCGCTCCGAGGCGGCGACGGTCATGGGCGCGCGTGGGGCGACGGTCTCCTGGCCCCATGCCACCGCATGACCCCTGGGTGCCCACGCAGTGTCCTCGGCGAGCAGCGCTCGGACCGTCCACTGGACCTCGTCGCCCTGCCCGTCGGGGCCCGCCGGGAGCTTGATCTCGGCCGACTCCCCGGGTGTGAGAGCTCCGACTGTGAGTCTCTTCGCGCCCGTGGGAAACCCGTCCACCTGGTGGACGAACTCGAACTCCAGGTGGGAGAGGTCCGAGAAGTCGTACGCGTTGGTGACCCGCACGGTCCCGCCCGTGCCGTCGCCCTCGATACGGACCGGCTCGATCACCTTCTTGTACTCGACCAGACCCGGCGACGGCGTCCGGTCCGGGAAGACCAGGCCGTCGCAGACGAAGTTGCCGTCGTGCAGTTCCTCGCCGAAGTCGCCGCCGTAGGCGTAACCCAGCTCCGGGTGCTTGATGCCGTGGTCGATCCACTCCCAGACGAAGGCGCCCTGGAGACGGTCGTGCGCCTCGAAGATCCGCTGGTAGTCGGCCAGTCCACCCGGGCCGTTGCCCATGGCGTGGGCGTACTCGCAGAGGATGAAGGGCAGTTGGCGTCGCTTCAGGGTGCCGCCGTCGAGCCCCTGTCCGATCCGCTCCACCTCGTCGTGGAAGGCGTACATGCGCGAATACATGTCTGTGTCACGGCAGTCGATGTCGCCCTCGTAGTGCACGAGGCGTGAGCTGTCACGGCCGTGGATCCACTCCGCCATCGCGGTCAGGCCGCACCCGGTGCCGGCCTCGTTGCCGAGGGACCAGATGACGACCGACGGGTGGTTCTTGTCCCGTTCGACCATGCGGGCCGCGCGGTCGAGAAGGGCGGGTGTCCAGCGGTCGTCGTCGACGGGATTGTCCCGCCAATTCTGCTCGACGAAGCCGTGGGTCTCCAGGTCGCACTCGTCGATGACCCACAGCCCGTACTCGTCGCACAGGTCGAGGAAGGCCGGGTGGGGCGGGTAGTGCGAGGTGCGGACGGCGTTGACGTTGTGCCGCTTCATCAGCAGCACGTCCTCGCGCATCGTTTCCAGGTCGAGGGCGCGTCCTGTTTCCGGGTGCCACTCGTGCCGGTTGACACCCTTGAAGAGGATCGGCCGGCCGTTGACCTTGATCAGGCCGTCCGTCAGCTCGACGGTCCGGAAACCGATGCGCAGGGGTACCCGCTCGCCCTCCGTCACCAGCTCGCCGTCGTACAACGTGGGCGTCTCCGCCGTCCACGGCTGAACCGGTACCGTAACCGCTTCCCCGGTCGCGACATCGATGTCCAGGGCGGGCACGGTCACCCGCCCGTCGACGTCGGAGTCGACGCGCAGGGTGCCCTCCGCCGTGACGTGGTCGTAGGAGGCTCGCACGAAGAAGTCGAGCACGCTGCCCGCCGGACGGTGCAGCAGCGTGACGTCACGGAAGATGCCCGGCAGCCACCACTGGTCCTGGTCCTCCAGGTACGAGCCCGCCGACCACTGGTGGACACGGACCGCGAGGACGTTTCCGCTGGGCCTGAGCAGATGCCCGACCGCGAACTCGTGCGGCAGCCGGGAGCCCTTGAACTCGCCGATGTCCGTGCCGTTCAGCCAGACCCGGGCGCAGGACTCGACACCGTCGAAGCGGAGAACGAAACCGCCTTCGGAGACGTCGGGCCACGCCTCCGGCAGGTCGAAGACCCTCAGATGGTCGCCGGTCGGGTTCTCGGTCGGGACCCGGGGCGGGTCCACCGGGAAGGGGTAGAGATGGTTGGTGTAGATGGGCGAGCCGAAGGCGCCGTCGCCCTGCAGGACCCAGTGGCCCGGGACGGTGACCTCGGCCCAGTCCCCGGCGTCGTACCCCTCCTCGGCGAACGAGTCGTCCTCGGCGTCGGCCGTCGCCGACACGCGCAGTCGCCAACGTCCGTTGAGCGACAGTGACTTCGCGTCCGAGGACGCGTACCAGGCGCGGGGCGGAAGGGCCCCGCTGCCCGGTGAGACGTTCTCGACGTAATCGACGGCGGTGCGGAAGGACATCGGTCTCCTAGATCAGCCCTTGATGCCGGTCTGCGCGATCCCCTGGACCAGCCAGCGCTGGAGGAAGAGGAACACGAACACCAGGGGCAGGATGGAAAAGGCGGTGGCCATGAAGATCAGATGGAAGATTACGGTCTGATTGGTCATGTAGTTGGAGAGTGCGACCTGGACGGTCCACGACCCCGGGTCCTGGCCGATGACCAGCGGCCACAGGAAGGAGTTCCAGCCGTTGATGAAGGTGATGGTCGCCATCGCCGCGAAGAAGTTCAGCGAGTTGGGCACCACGATGCGCCAGTACGCGCCCCAGTAGCCCAGTCCGTCCACGCGCGCCGCCTCCTCCAGCTCCTTGGGGAACCCCAGGAAGTACTGCCGGAACAGGAAGCAGGTGAAACCGCTGAAGAGGCCCGGGATGATGAGACCGCGGTAGGTGTCCACCCAGCCGAGCGACGACACCAGCACGAAGCTCGGGACGAAGGTGACGGCCGTCGGGACCATCAGGGTGCCCAGGACGGCGTAGAAGACCTTGTTGGCGTGCTTGTACGGGATGCGGGCGAGACCGTAGCCCGCGAGGGAGCACACCAGCAGGACGCCGACGGTGTGCAGGGTGGCCACGACCGCCGAGTTCCACAGGGACTGGCCGAAGGGCACCGTCTCGTCGGTGAACAGTTCGCTGATGTTGCCCCACTGGATGTCGGTGGGGAAGAACTTCCAGTTCTCTCCGGTGATCTCGGCGTCGGTGGAGAGGGCGTTGCGGATGAGCAGGTAGAACGGGATCAGGAAGAAGAACCCGGAGATCCCGGCGGCGATGTAGAGGCCGGTGGAGCTCATCACGCCGCCGCCGCGCCTGTCGCGACGGGGCTGCTTGCCTGACGGCGGTGCGGGTTCCCGCACCTCGGGCATCGTGGTGGTCACTTGGACTCATCCCCCCTTCCGAAGCCCATGAACTTGCCCTGGAGCAGGGTCACGGCACAGATCAGCACGGTCAGGATGACCGCGCCCGCGCTGCCGGCGCCGTAGTCCTGGCTCTCGCCCAGAGCCTTGTAGTACAGCTCGACGAGGGGCGGACGACCCCACGTGGTCTTCGACAGGAGGTTGAAGAACTCGTCGAAGGCCTGGTAGGCGGCGATGAGCAGCAGGAGGATCACCGCGGTGGACGTGGCGCGCAGCTGGGGCAGGGTGATGTAACGGAAGGTCTGCCAGCCCGGCTTGGCGCCGTCGATGGCGGCGGCCTCGTACAGCTCGCCGGGGATGTTCTGCAGCGCGGCCAGGAACAGGATCATGTAGAAACCGGACTGCAGCCACAGGCGTGCCGTGACGATGACGAACCAGTACCAGGGCGGACTGGGGTCGACCAGCCAGGCGATGTTCTCGACCCCGAACCAGCCGAGGACCGTGTTCATCATGCCGAAGCGGACCCCGCTGAAGATGGACATCTTCCAGATCAGCGCGGCGGCCACATAACTGCACGCGGTCGGCAGGAAGAAGACCGAACGGAAGAACGCCCGCATGAAGCGCAGCCGGTTCACCAGCAGGGCCAGGCCCAGCGAGAGGGCCCAGGTGGTGGGCACGATGAACGCGGCGAAGACGGTGAAGGTACCGAGCGAGCCGACGAAGTCGTCGTTCGTCAGCATGTACGTGTAGTTGTCGAAGCCGATGAACTTGTCGGGGGTGACGGTGAAACGGGCCTCGAAGAAGCTGAGCCAGATGCTCCACAGGATCGGGGCGTAGACGAAGATCGCCAGACCGATGAGGAACGGCCCGGTGAAGAGCCAGAAGTTGAAGGTGGGGCTGCCCCGCAGACCCCGCCGCGGCTTGGCCGGTGAGGCCTTCGCCGGGGCGGGGCGCGCGAGGTCGCGCGTCTTGGTCGTCGACATGTCGTGGTCCGTCCCGCGGCCTATCCGAACAGCTTCTTGAGCTCGCGGTTGACGGCCGTGTCGGCCTTGTCGAGCGCGGCTTCCGGGTCCATGTCCTTGCGGACGCAGTTGGCGAAGACGTCCTCGAGCGAGGTGATCATGGCCTGGGTCCAGCCGATGTTGTCGAAGTGCCCGAACTCGTTGAAGAGCCTGACGCCCTCAGCGGCGTTGCCCGCCTTGAGCTTGGTGGCGGTCTGCGCGATCGAGGTGCGCGGCGGAATGTGGAAGCCGAAGGAAGTGGCCCATTCCTCCTGGTACTTCTTCTGGTCGATCCACAGCCACTTGACGTACTCCTTGGCGGCCTCGACGTTCTTGCCCTTGGCGTTGACGAACATCGACCAGCCGCCGTTGTAGACCGACTGCTTGCCGGAGTCGATGGTCTTCGGGAAGGGGAAGACTCCCCAGTCGTCGCCGAGCGCCTTCTGGATCCCCGGCATGGCCCACATGCCACAGAACTGGATGGCACACAGGCCCTGGTTGAGCGAGGAGGGGTCCCAGGATGCGGTCGGTGCGCCGAGGAGAAGGTGGCCGCTGGTGAACAGCTTGCGCATCTTCTTCAGGCCCTCGATGACGCCGGGGGTGTGGTAGGCGATCTCGTTCTTCTCGTCGAGGGTGTCGGCGCCGGCCGACCAGATCATCGGGTTGATGACGCTGTGCAGGTCGTCGCCCATGTACAGGCCCTTGACCTTGCCGGTGGTGAGCTTGGCGGCGGCCTCCATCAGCTCGTCGAGCGTGGTCGGCACCTCGACCTTGGCCTTCTCCAGCATCGACTTGCGGTAGAAGAAGAACTGCGGGTCGTCGATCATCCGGACGCCGTAGATCTTGCCGTCGACCGTGTGCGACTTGATGTCGGCCGGGTTGAAGTCGTCCTTGACCGGCGTGATGATGTCGGTCAGGTCCGCCACCTGACCGCTCTTGATCATCTGGATCTGCGGGTGGAACTCGAACAGGTCGGGCGCGCTCTTGGTGAGCAGCGTGGCGAAGAGCTTGCTCTCGAAGTCGGCGCTGGTGATCCACTGCGTGGTCACGTTGGCCTTGTCGTAGGCCTTCGCGTACTTCTTGATGGCCTGCTCGGTGCCCTGCTCGCCGTAGGCGTGGAAGAACTGCGTCAGGTCGACGCCCGAACCGGAACCGCCGCTTCTGCCGTTGTTGCTGCCGCACGCGGCGAGCGTGCCGGCCGCCGCCATACCCGCAGCGGCCCGGAAGAGTGATCGGCGGGACCAGTTGCTGTTGCTCATTGCCGACATGGTGACGTCCTTGTCTCGAGTACGGCCGCGGCTCGACGGCTTCAGCGCCAGATGGCTGAAATGGCGTTGCGGAGCGGGACGTTAACCTTCGGCTAAGGCTTCGGCAAGGGGTTGGGCGAAGTCTGTTCGAAGCGTTGTGATCGGTTCGGGATGGCGAACGGAGGGCGCCCCGCAGAGGCGGGAACGGGGGGTGTAGAGCGGTTGCGGAACGGGTAACGCGGGCGCGGGGAAGTGGGGATGAGGGCCGCCGGTGTCAGGGGCCGGCGGCCCTCGGTCAATGGGGTGATCCCAGGACGGCTGTTGCCCTGGCTGCCGCCCGGCTACCGTCCTGCCCAGGCCACGGTGGCTCCGCCGGTGCAGCTGTGGAGGATCACTTGCGAGCCGTCGGCGGTCGCCGAGCCGCTGACGTCCTGGCACTTGCCGCTCGCCTCGCCGGCGATCTGTTTCGCCGGATCATGCCGACCGTGCGGTGCGGCTCCTCGCACCAGCGGGGACGGTGCGTTTGGCGTTCCTCTGCCCGACGGACTGCAGCGCCCCTTCGAGCGCGAACGTCGCCGCGCCCAGACAGGCCGGGTCGGTGGGGATCGGGGAGAGGACGATCCGGTTGGCGGCCAGCGGCCGTTTCAGCGCGTGTCGGGCGACGGCCTCGCGCACCTCGTCGAGAAGGGGTTCGCCGAGCCGGGCGGCCACCCAGCTGCTCAGCACGACCACCTCGGGGTTGAGGACGTTGACCAGGTTGGCGATGCCGGCCCCGAGGTAACGGGCGGTGTCGCGGACGACCTTGACGGCGACCGGCTCACCTGCGGCGACCCCGACGGCCAGGGCGTCGATGGTGGCGGTCTGGTCCTCGGGATGCAACAGCGGGCTCTGCGGGCTGAGTTCACGCAGGTTCTGCATGATGCCGGGCGCGCCGACGTACGTCTCCACGCAGCCGTGGTTGCCGCAGCGGCACAGCCGGCCGTCGAGCACGAGCGTCGTGTGCCCCCACTCACCGGCGCTGTTGCTGACCCCCCGGTGCAGTGCGCCGCCCAGCACCAGTCCGGCGCCGACGCCGGTGCCGAGGTTGACCACCACGGCGTCCCCGTGTCCGCGCGCCGCCCCGAACCACAGCTCGGCGACGGCTCCGGCGCGCAGCGGGTTGTCCAAGTACAGCGGATACGCGATGTGTTCGGAGAGCAGCTCGAGCAACGGCACGTCGTGCCAGTCCCAGTTGGGCGCGTACTCGGAGATGCCGGTGGCGCGGTCCACCTGCCCCGGCACACTCACCCCGACGCCGAGCACCCGGGCGGCCTCGACCCCGGCCTGCGCGACCACCGAACCGGCGGCCGCGGCGACATGGCCGACCACCTGCTCCGGGCGGCTCTCGCCGGGCCGCATGTTCTCCTCGGCGCGGGCCAGCACGTTCAGCGCGAGGTCGAACAGCTCGACATGGACGTATGTTTCCGCGATGTCCACGCCGATCAACGCGCCCCCCGACGCGTTGACGGCCACGAGGCCCCGGGGGCGGCCACCCGCCGAGTCCTCGAACCCGACCTCCGTGATCATGCGGAGGTCGAGCAGTTCGCCGACGAGAGTGGCGACGGTGGCGAGCGAGAGACCCGTCGCGGCCGCGAGCTCCTGCCGGGACGTGGGCGAGGCGGCGATGATCTGACGCAGCACCTCGTAGCGGTTCGCGGTGCGGATGTCACGTGATGTGCCGCGCTTCATGGAGCGTGCCCTCTCATCCCTTCCGTCCCCTTCCGTGCCGGGCAGGCCGGCACTGCGACGGCACCGGCGCCGCGCCAGGCTATGGGGTGCCACACCGTTCGACAAGGGGTTAGGAAAGGGGCTTTATTAAGTGGGGTGAAGTCAGCCGGTAGTCAGCCCTCCAGGACGTCCCGCACGAAGGCGTTGGTGAACTTCCCGGCCGGATCCAGCTCCCGCGCCAGGGCCGCGAAGTCGCCGATCCGGGGGTACCGCCCGCGCACCACGCCGGCGGGCACCTCGAAGACCTTGCCCCAGTGCGGCCGTGGCTCGAAGGGGTCCAGGGCGGCTTCCACCGCCCGCACCACCGGCAACACGGCCGCCGTGTCCTCGATCCAGGTGAAGTGGAACGCCACGGTGTCCCGACCGTGGGAGGGGCTCAGCCACTGTTCGTCCGCGGCCACGGTCCGCACCTCGCAGGTCTGCAGTACGGGGGCGACTGTATGCCGGATCCCGTCGATTGCATACAGTGCCTTGACGGCGTGCCCGCGCGGCAGCAGATACTCGCTCTGCAACTCGTTTCCGCTGCTCGGGGTGAACTCGGCCCGGAAGTGCGGAAGCCGCTCGTGCCACGGCCCCGGCACCCCGAACTGCTCGGTGCAGTTGACCGCCGGCATCCCCGGAACCGGATGCAGTGCCCGGACGGCGGGCGTGGCCCACGGGAAGTCGGCGAGGGGCTCGTCCGTCCGCCGCTTCAGCCACACCTGCCGGAAGCCGGGCGCACCCCAGTCGGTGAACAGGCTGACGCTGTACGCCGCCCCCGCCACGGCCTCGAA
Coding sequences within it:
- a CDS encoding carbohydrate ABC transporter permease translates to MSTTKTRDLARPAPAKASPAKPRRGLRGSPTFNFWLFTGPFLIGLAIFVYAPILWSIWLSFFEARFTVTPDKFIGFDNYTYMLTNDDFVGSLGTFTVFAAFIVPTTWALSLGLALLVNRLRFMRAFFRSVFFLPTACSYVAAALIWKMSIFSGVRFGMMNTVLGWFGVENIAWLVDPSPPWYWFVIVTARLWLQSGFYMILFLAALQNIPGELYEAAAIDGAKPGWQTFRYITLPQLRATSTAVILLLLIAAYQAFDEFFNLLSKTTWGRPPLVELYYKALGESQDYGAGSAGAVILTVLICAVTLLQGKFMGFGRGDESK
- a CDS encoding carbohydrate ABC transporter permease, translating into MTTTMPEVREPAPPSGKQPRRDRRGGGVMSSTGLYIAAGISGFFFLIPFYLLIRNALSTDAEITGENWKFFPTDIQWGNISELFTDETVPFGQSLWNSAVVATLHTVGVLLVCSLAGYGLARIPYKHANKVFYAVLGTLMVPTAVTFVPSFVLVSSLGWVDTYRGLIIPGLFSGFTCFLFRQYFLGFPKELEEAARVDGLGYWGAYWRIVVPNSLNFFAAMATITFINGWNSFLWPLVIGQDPGSWTVQVALSNYMTNQTVIFHLIFMATAFSILPLVFVFLFLQRWLVQGIAQTGIKG
- a CDS encoding ABC transporter substrate-binding protein; translation: MSAMSNSNWSRRSLFRAAAGMAAAGTLAACGSNNGRSGGSGSGVDLTQFFHAYGEQGTEQAIKKYAKAYDKANVTTQWITSADFESKLFATLLTKSAPDLFEFHPQIQMIKSGQVADLTDIITPVKDDFNPADIKSHTVDGKIYGVRMIDDPQFFFYRKSMLEKAKVEVPTTLDELMEAAAKLTTGKVKGLYMGDDLHSVINPMIWSAGADTLDEKNEIAYHTPGVIEGLKKMRKLFTSGHLLLGAPTASWDPSSLNQGLCAIQFCGMWAMPGIQKALGDDWGVFPFPKTIDSGKQSVYNGGWSMFVNAKGKNVEAAKEYVKWLWIDQKKYQEEWATSFGFHIPPRTSIAQTATKLKAGNAAEGVRLFNEFGHFDNIGWTQAMITSLEDVFANCVRKDMDPEAALDKADTAVNRELKKLFG
- a CDS encoding FAD-binding protein, encoding MTETVTNWAGNITFAAGELHRPHSLDALRSLVAGSGRVRVLGSGHSFNEIAEPGGDGVLLSLGALAGEVEVDTAARTVRVGGGVRYAELARRVHEHGLALPNMASLPHISVAGSVATGTHGSGVRNGPLASAVREVEIVTADGSTVVIGRGDRRFDGAVTSLGALGVVTALVLDLEPDYLVEQHLFTELPLDGLDFEAVAGAAYSVSLFTDWGAPGFRQVWLKRRTDEPLADFPWATPAVRALHPVPGMPAVNCTEQFGVPGPWHERLPHFRAEFTPSSGNELQSEYLLPRGHAVKALYAIDGIRHTVAPVLQTCEVRTVAADEQWLSPSHGRDTVAFHFTWIEDTAAVLPVVRAVEAALDPFEPRPHWGKVFEVPAGVVRGRYPRIGDFAALARELDPAGKFTNAFVRDVLEG
- a CDS encoding glycoside hydrolase family 2 TIM barrel-domain containing protein: MSFRTAVDYVENVSPGSGALPPRAWYASSDAKSLSLNGRWRLRVSATADAEDDSFAEEGYDAGDWAEVTVPGHWVLQGDGAFGSPIYTNHLYPFPVDPPRVPTENPTGDHLRVFDLPEAWPDVSEGGFVLRFDGVESCARVWLNGTDIGEFKGSRLPHEFAVGHLLRPSGNVLAVRVHQWSAGSYLEDQDQWWLPGIFRDVTLLHRPAGSVLDFFVRASYDHVTAEGTLRVDSDVDGRVTVPALDIDVATGEAVTVPVQPWTAETPTLYDGELVTEGERVPLRIGFRTVELTDGLIKVNGRPILFKGVNRHEWHPETGRALDLETMREDVLLMKRHNVNAVRTSHYPPHPAFLDLCDEYGLWVIDECDLETHGFVEQNWRDNPVDDDRWTPALLDRAARMVERDKNHPSVVIWSLGNEAGTGCGLTAMAEWIHGRDSSRLVHYEGDIDCRDTDMYSRMYAFHDEVERIGQGLDGGTLKRRQLPFILCEYAHAMGNGPGGLADYQRIFEAHDRLQGAFVWEWIDHGIKHPELGYAYGGDFGEELHDGNFVCDGLVFPDRTPSPGLVEYKKVIEPVRIEGDGTGGTVRVTNAYDFSDLSHLEFEFVHQVDGFPTGAKRLTVGALTPGESAEIKLPAGPDGQGDEVQWTVRALLAEDTAWAPRGHAVAWGQETVAPRAPMTVAASERPVVGERLITLGPGAFDARTGELRTIGGVDVTGLRLDVWRAPTDNDDGASWQDDTRYGVLWRTYGLHRMQHRLDGVESGDDALTVRTRVAPAAREVGLRTVYRWTSDGTRLKLTVSVGPEGDWRVPLPRIGIRFGLASGAGHAQWFGGGPGEAYPDTSAASMLGQWDGSIEEMQTPYVRPQENGARADVRWAELGGLRIEGDPAFWFSARRWTTEQLDAARHLTDLTPGDTVWVNLDHGQHGIGSQSCGPGPLPQYFLNAAPAEFSFVFTATD
- a CDS encoding ROK family protein, producing the protein MKRGTSRDIRTANRYEVLRQIIAASPTSRQELAAATGLSLATVATLVGELLDLRMITEVGFEDSAGGRPRGLVAVNASGGALIGVDIAETYVHVELFDLALNVLARAEENMRPGESRPEQVVGHVAAAAGSVVAQAGVEAARVLGVGVSVPGQVDRATGISEYAPNWDWHDVPLLELLSEHIAYPLYLDNPLRAGAVAELWFGAARGHGDAVVVNLGTGVGAGLVLGGALHRGVSNSAGEWGHTTLVLDGRLCRCGNHGCVETYVGAPGIMQNLRELSPQSPLLHPEDQTATIDALAVGVAAGEPVAVKVVRDTARYLGAGIANLVNVLNPEVVVLSSWVAARLGEPLLDEVREAVARHALKRPLAANRIVLSPIPTDPACLGAATFALEGALQSVGQRNAKRTVPAGARSRTARSA